One window of Erwinia aphidicola genomic DNA carries:
- the rcsD gene encoding phosphotransferase RcsD — translation MLPYKFPLTSGNVTRFFVMFIVVLLLASGFMIHNAVNAWLTEKRYAMADITHAMQKRIDTYRFATWQIYENLAASAAGMPSNSLQETRLRPDVYYLEKTRRKTEALIFGSHDSGTLDMTLRMSNYLDTLWGAENSTWSMYFLNGQDNSMILVSTLPLKDMATRYKESAISNIVEARRAEMLQQANALDERESFSPLRRFSWQNDHYFTVRTTFNQPGHLATVVAFDLPVNDLVPLNMPLENFQLKQDAAPVAEGDDNQDSNGSTRIDWVNPNIEIAASLASTPLQLVYRVPITGLVIDTLHNLLWPLLANLALLIMSLAGLFLLRQQSLRPSENQSAELESLRLLNEEIVGTLPVGLLVYDFANNRTIISNKIAEHLLPHLNLQKIINMSDQHQGVLQATVNNEVYEIRHARSVISPHTQLFMMRDQDRELLVNKKLQKAQQVLDKNHQSRQQLLQNLGHALQRPLHDVIGRLQSLGAEHPPEQLEDSLEASKALSRLVDDIVLLNQLETLDWAPDACSFSLQTLLDELAVEILPIMRRKGLTLMINNTLSSDEMRFGDRRAIAKILSTLVHYAVTTTTWGRVSITISAPPERADRLSIEIVDTGAGLSADEMANTDFPFLGETHQDRFGQASGMAFFLCKQLCKQLGGHLDIAARPDIGSRYSIQLHAPLEPQQDQEEKLLEGVNALIDITVDDVRKIVVHQLENWGANCITPDERFSGQEHDVLVTDDPQRLTPWSLLLTDDEPGFSQLAANQYRVNFNISSAMQDALLTLIEQQLARDELTDENMDPQDTAQLFASGYFQLFVDTVPDDVKRLYNEAADRDYSALAQTAHRLKGVFAMLNLLPGKQLCETLELHIKECDDSNIKNTTSEVDTYVDELLQQGNQ, via the coding sequence ATGTTGCCATATAAATTTCCGCTGACATCCGGCAATGTTACGCGCTTTTTTGTGATGTTTATCGTGGTGCTGCTCCTGGCATCAGGATTTATGATCCACAACGCGGTAAACGCCTGGTTGACGGAAAAACGTTATGCGATGGCGGATATCACCCATGCCATGCAGAAGCGCATTGATACCTATCGCTTCGCCACCTGGCAGATCTATGAAAACCTGGCGGCCAGCGCGGCCGGTATGCCATCGAACAGTCTGCAGGAAACGCGCCTGCGCCCGGACGTCTACTATCTGGAAAAAACCCGTCGTAAAACCGAAGCGCTGATTTTTGGTTCTCACGATAGCGGCACGCTGGATATGACCCTGCGCATGAGCAACTACCTTGATACGCTGTGGGGCGCGGAAAACAGCACCTGGTCGATGTACTTTTTGAACGGCCAGGATAACAGCATGATCCTGGTCTCTACCCTGCCGCTGAAGGATATGGCCACGCGCTACAAAGAGAGCGCCATCAGCAATATCGTTGAGGCACGCCGCGCGGAGATGCTGCAGCAGGCCAACGCCCTGGACGAGCGCGAGAGCTTCTCGCCGCTGCGCCGCTTCAGCTGGCAAAACGACCACTACTTTACGGTACGCACCACTTTTAATCAGCCGGGTCACCTGGCAACCGTGGTGGCGTTTGACCTGCCGGTGAATGACCTGGTCCCGCTCAATATGCCGCTGGAAAACTTCCAGTTGAAGCAGGATGCCGCACCGGTGGCGGAAGGGGATGACAATCAGGACAGCAACGGCAGCACGCGCATTGACTGGGTTAACCCGAATATTGAAATTGCCGCTTCGCTGGCCAGCACCCCGCTACAGCTGGTTTATCGCGTACCGATCACCGGCCTGGTCATTGATACCCTGCACAATCTGCTGTGGCCGCTGCTGGCAAACCTCGCGCTGCTGATCATGTCGCTGGCTGGGCTGTTTTTGCTGCGCCAGCAGTCGCTGCGCCCGAGCGAGAATCAGAGCGCAGAGCTGGAGTCATTGCGCCTGCTGAACGAAGAGATTGTTGGCACGCTGCCGGTCGGTCTGCTGGTGTATGACTTCGCCAACAACCGCACGATTATCAGTAACAAGATTGCCGAACATCTGCTGCCGCATCTTAACCTGCAAAAGATTATCAATATGTCCGATCAGCATCAGGGCGTGCTGCAGGCCACGGTGAACAACGAAGTGTATGAGATCCGCCATGCGCGCAGCGTCATCTCTCCGCATACCCAGCTGTTTATGATGCGCGATCAGGACCGGGAATTACTGGTCAACAAGAAGCTGCAGAAAGCGCAGCAGGTGCTGGATAAAAACCACCAGTCGCGTCAGCAGCTGTTACAGAACCTGGGTCATGCCCTGCAGCGCCCGCTGCATGATGTTATCGGCCGTTTGCAGTCGCTCGGGGCGGAACACCCGCCTGAGCAGCTCGAAGATTCGCTGGAGGCATCAAAGGCTCTGAGCCGCCTGGTGGATGATATCGTGCTGCTGAACCAGCTGGAAACCCTCGACTGGGCGCCGGACGCCTGCAGCTTCAGCCTGCAAACCCTGCTGGATGAGCTGGCGGTAGAGATCCTGCCGATAATGCGCCGCAAAGGGTTGACGCTGATGATTAACAACACCCTTAGCAGCGATGAGATGCGTTTCGGTGACCGCCGGGCCATTGCTAAAATTCTCTCAACGCTGGTGCATTACGCGGTGACCACCACCACCTGGGGCCGCGTCAGCATCACCATCAGCGCACCGCCAGAGCGCGCCGACCGCCTGTCGATTGAGATTGTCGATACCGGCGCGGGGCTGTCCGCCGATGAGATGGCGAATACCGATTTCCCGTTCCTCGGAGAGACGCACCAGGATCGTTTTGGTCAGGCATCCGGTATGGCCTTCTTCCTCTGCAAGCAGCTGTGTAAACAGCTTGGCGGGCATTTGGACATTGCGGCGCGCCCGGATATTGGCTCGCGCTACAGTATTCAGCTACACGCCCCGCTGGAGCCACAGCAGGATCAGGAAGAGAAACTGCTGGAAGGGGTTAACGCCCTGATTGATATTACCGTTGATGACGTGCGTAAAATCGTGGTGCATCAACTGGAAAACTGGGGCGCGAACTGTATTACGCCAGACGAGCGCTTCTCCGGCCAGGAACATGATGTGCTGGTGACTGACGATCCACAGCGTTTAACGCCATGGTCGCTACTGCTCACGGATGATGAACCCGGTTTCAGCCAGCTGGCTGCAAATCAGTACCGCGTGAACTTCAATATCAGCAGTGCGATGCAGGATGCGCTGCTGACGTTGATTGAACAACAGCTTGCCCGGGACGAGTTGACTGACGAAAATATGGACCCGCAGGATACGGCTCAACTTTTCGCCAGTGGCTACTTCCAGCTTTTCGTTGATACAGTACCAGATGATGTAAAGAGGCTGTATAATGAAGCCGCAGACAGGGATTACAGTGCGCTGGCTCAGACCGCACACCGGCTGAAAGGCGTGTTTGCCATGTTAAATTTGCTACCCGGCAAGCAGCTTTGTGAAACGTTAGAACTGCACATTAAAGAATGTGACGATTCAAACATTAAAAATACCACCAGTGAAGTTGACACTTACGTCGATGAACTGCTGCAGCAAGGTAACCAATAA
- a CDS encoding helix-turn-helix domain-containing protein encodes MLIPINFLLSFACLLLLVQKRQAGAFFRLLLLVFLLHTVVAGLGALPQFNQLRIIQPLTAVALPLFCYLALCQATGQRLHLALSVLALLLMAGSILWLPQAIDGLMAVIWMSSAAAMLITLRQGRDTFCQLPLESSGLSVNGWRLLAVLLIAVALIDISVAGLLEYRAGSGVQLLTACGNLLVCLLVALTLLLTPATASTAVKSRKVKEGDAAVLERIDELMRSGIHRETGLNLEQLARKSGIPSRQVSAAINALHRQSVSQYVNSWRIAEACEHLCRSQSTIIEIMENVGFQTKSNFNREFLRITGKTPSQWRKESGEQSRIS; translated from the coding sequence ATGCTAATACCGATAAATTTTCTCCTTAGCTTTGCCTGCCTGCTGCTGCTGGTGCAGAAACGTCAGGCTGGCGCGTTCTTCCGTCTGCTGCTGCTGGTTTTCCTGCTGCACACGGTGGTTGCCGGTTTGGGGGCACTGCCGCAGTTTAATCAGCTGCGCATAATACAGCCGCTGACGGCAGTCGCGCTGCCGCTGTTTTGCTATCTGGCACTGTGCCAGGCCACCGGGCAGAGGCTGCATCTTGCGCTTAGCGTGCTGGCGCTACTGTTAATGGCGGGCAGTATCCTGTGGCTACCGCAGGCGATTGATGGGCTGATGGCAGTCATCTGGATGAGTAGCGCAGCAGCGATGCTGATAACATTGCGTCAGGGCAGGGACACTTTCTGCCAGCTGCCGCTGGAGAGCAGTGGCCTGAGCGTGAATGGCTGGCGTCTGCTGGCCGTCTTGCTAATCGCGGTCGCGCTGATCGACATCAGCGTTGCGGGGCTGCTGGAATACAGGGCGGGCAGCGGGGTTCAGCTATTAACAGCCTGCGGTAATTTACTGGTTTGCCTGCTGGTGGCCCTGACGCTACTGCTGACGCCTGCCACCGCCAGCACGGCGGTAAAATCGCGCAAAGTGAAAGAGGGCGACGCCGCCGTGCTCGAGCGCATCGATGAGCTGATGCGTAGCGGTATTCATCGCGAGACCGGACTGAACCTCGAGCAGCTGGCGCGTAAATCAGGAATTCCGAGTCGTCAGGTCTCCGCCGCCATCAATGCACTCCACCGCCAGAGCGTATCGCAATATGTTAACAGTTGGCGAATTGCTGAAGCCTGCGAGCACCTTTGCCGCAGTCAGAGTACGATCATTGAGATCATGGAAAACGTCGGTTTCCAGACCAAATCAAACTTTAATCGCGAGTTTCTGCGCATTACCGGCAAAACCCCCTCGCAGTGGCGTAAAGAGTCCGGGGAACAAAGCAGAATTAGCTGA
- a CDS encoding MFS transporter, which translates to MTTVDAQASDTQARAVQRATRIAFLIAGIGMASWAPLVPYAKQRAQLSDGSLGTLLLCLGLGSLIAMPLTGVLVGRFGCKRVMATGSALLLVLLPLLASLSTPLSLGLTLMVFGAAIGLIDVAMNIQAVEVEKAADKAMMSGFHGFFSAGGIVGAGLVSAALALGASPLVGVLFIDLLLVLLWLGCQRHLMNQRLHQPDTPLFVMPRGWVLFLGVMCFILFLTEGAILDWGALFLNQARDLPAAQAGLGYAVFSVAMTIGRLTGDRIVNYFGRTATLFCGTLCAAAGMLLAVLVPSTLVTLLGFMLIGFGGANAVPIMFTAAGKQQVMPVNLAISAMTTIGYAGILAGPALVGFISQLSSLSVAFSAIAALLLVVAASARLITR; encoded by the coding sequence ATGACGACAGTGGATGCGCAAGCCTCTGATACTCAAGCGCGAGCAGTACAGCGCGCAACGCGAATAGCGTTTTTGATCGCCGGTATCGGGATGGCGTCGTGGGCCCCGCTGGTCCCCTACGCTAAACAGCGTGCTCAGCTGAGTGACGGCTCACTCGGTACCCTGCTGCTGTGCCTGGGTTTAGGCTCACTGATCGCCATGCCGCTCACCGGCGTGCTGGTCGGCCGCTTCGGTTGCAAGCGGGTGATGGCCACCGGAAGTGCTCTACTGCTGGTCCTGCTGCCTCTGCTGGCATCGCTCTCAACGCCCCTCTCGCTGGGCCTGACGCTGATGGTATTTGGTGCTGCGATCGGGTTAATCGACGTGGCGATGAATATCCAGGCCGTGGAGGTCGAAAAGGCCGCAGATAAGGCCATGATGTCGGGCTTTCATGGCTTTTTCAGCGCGGGGGGGATTGTCGGTGCCGGTCTGGTCAGCGCGGCCCTCGCCCTTGGCGCCAGTCCGTTAGTTGGCGTGCTGTTTATCGATTTATTACTGGTCCTGCTGTGGCTGGGCTGCCAGCGTCACCTGATGAACCAGCGCCTGCACCAGCCGGATACACCGCTGTTTGTGATGCCGCGTGGCTGGGTACTGTTCCTTGGAGTGATGTGCTTTATTCTGTTTTTAACCGAAGGCGCAATCCTCGACTGGGGGGCGCTGTTCCTCAACCAGGCTCGTGACCTGCCTGCCGCTCAGGCCGGGCTGGGCTATGCGGTGTTCTCGGTGGCGATGACCATTGGCCGCTTAACCGGCGACCGAATCGTTAACTATTTTGGCCGCACCGCGACGCTATTCTGCGGCACGCTCTGCGCCGCCGCCGGGATGCTGCTGGCGGTGTTGGTGCCGAGTACGCTGGTGACGCTGCTGGGTTTTATGCTGATCGGTTTTGGTGGTGCCAATGCCGTACCGATTATGTTCACCGCTGCGGGTAAACAGCAGGTGATGCCGGTCAATCTGGCGATTTCGGCCATGACAACCATCGGTTATGCAGGTATTCTGGCAGGCCCGGCTTTAGTCGGATTTATCTCACAGTTGTCCAGCCTGTCGGTGGCCTTCAGTGCCATTGCCGCGCTGCTTTTAGTCGTGGCTGCCAGCGCCCGACTGATTACACGTTAA
- the rcsB gene encoding response regulator transcription factor RcsB — protein MNNLNVIIADDHPIVLFGIRKSLEQIEWVNVVGEFEDSTALVNSLPKLDANVLITDLSMPGEKYGDGITLIKYIKRHYPDLSIIVLTMNNNPAILSAVLDLDIEGIVLKQGAPTDLPKALAALQKGKKYTPDSVAKLLEKISAGGYGDKRLSPKESEVLRLFAEGFLVTEIAKKLNRSIKTISSQKKSAMMKLGVDNDIALLNYLSSVSMSPSVD, from the coding sequence ATGAATAACCTGAATGTCATTATTGCCGACGACCATCCTATTGTTCTGTTCGGCATTCGTAAGTCGCTTGAGCAGATTGAATGGGTCAACGTTGTAGGCGAATTTGAAGACTCCACGGCCTTAGTTAACAGCCTGCCTAAGCTTGATGCGAACGTGCTGATCACCGACCTTTCTATGCCAGGTGAGAAATATGGCGACGGTATTACGCTGATTAAATACATCAAGCGTCACTATCCCGACCTGTCGATTATTGTTCTGACCATGAACAATAACCCGGCGATCCTGAGCGCGGTACTGGACCTGGATATCGAAGGGATTGTCCTGAAGCAGGGTGCACCAACCGACCTGCCGAAAGCGCTGGCAGCCTTGCAGAAGGGTAAGAAATATACTCCGGATAGCGTGGCAAAACTGCTGGAGAAAATCAGCGCGGGTGGCTACGGTGACAAACGTCTGTCGCCGAAAGAGAGCGAAGTATTACGCCTGTTTGCTGAAGGTTTCCTGGTGACTGAAATTGCCAAGAAGCTGAACCGCAGTATTAAAACCATCAGTAGCCAGAAGAAATCAGCGATGATGAAACTGGGTGTTGATAACGATATTGCCCTGCTGAATTATCTCTCTTCAGTGAGCATGTCTCCTTCCGTAGATTAA
- a CDS encoding alpha/beta hydrolase family protein: MRLIFLFSLMLISFSSWSYSVATQQETLSNPALKRTLNVRIFYPSDSHRAARLQAASPVFSGFYASEQAQPAAGQFPLIVLSHGSGGNNSSLAWLAVPLAAQGAIVIAANHPGSTTGDSSPDTDLTLQTRDLSFLITHYLDDARWRPAIDANRIGAIGHSKGGYSVLALAGARITQARLVDYCRSKPQMPDCQFYQRGHLPLAQRSAATLAASYRDPRVKFVVAIDPAMSDVFTPASLHSITLPLLVIAAGYYIRAQPEINLGVDRLPLPLLHLPQAGHFDFLPQCQPAAQAILAEEGEAFICETSREKREEVHQQTITAVSAFIQRS, encoded by the coding sequence ATGCGCCTGATTTTTCTGTTTTCACTGATGCTAATCAGTTTCTCGAGCTGGAGCTATTCCGTTGCTACACAGCAGGAAACGCTCAGTAATCCTGCCCTGAAGCGCACGCTCAATGTCCGTATTTTCTACCCCAGCGATAGCCATCGGGCGGCCAGGTTGCAGGCAGCAAGCCCGGTGTTCTCTGGATTTTATGCGTCAGAACAGGCTCAGCCTGCTGCAGGTCAGTTTCCCCTGATTGTGCTGAGCCACGGCAGCGGCGGTAATAACAGCAGCCTGGCCTGGCTGGCCGTGCCGCTGGCGGCGCAAGGGGCCATTGTGATTGCCGCTAATCACCCGGGCAGCACCACCGGCGATTCCAGCCCCGATACCGACCTCACGCTGCAGACGCGCGACCTGTCGTTTTTAATCACCCACTATCTTGATGACGCCAGATGGCGGCCTGCCATTGACGCCAACAGGATTGGTGCTATCGGGCATTCAAAGGGCGGTTACAGCGTGCTGGCACTGGCCGGGGCGCGGATAACACAGGCACGGCTGGTTGATTACTGCCGCAGCAAACCGCAGATGCCGGACTGCCAGTTTTATCAGCGCGGGCACCTGCCGCTGGCACAGCGATCGGCGGCCACGCTGGCGGCCAGCTATCGTGACCCGCGAGTGAAGTTTGTCGTCGCTATCGACCCGGCAATGAGCGATGTTTTCACTCCCGCCAGCCTGCATTCCATTACCCTTCCACTGCTGGTGATTGCCGCGGGCTATTATATCCGCGCGCAGCCGGAGATTAATTTGGGGGTGGATAGGTTGCCGCTACCGCTGTTGCACCTGCCACAGGCCGGGCACTTTGACTTCCTGCCGCAATGTCAGCCAGCGGCACAAGCGATTCTGGCAGAGGAGGGGGAAGCATTTATTTGCGAAACATCGCGGGAAAAGCGTGAGGAGGTACATCAGCAGACAATTACCGCCGTCAGCGCGTTTATTCAGCGCAGCTGA
- the rcsC gene encoding two-component system sensor histidine kinase RcsC, which produces MKYLVSFRTTLKISRYLFRALALMLWMLGALLTTFYIINVLHERESQVRQEFNTSYDQTQWYVRHSADVTRELKFIAENRLNTSSSGLDVLNGVFPGKSTLPQFYPLYADSDCSAMSNTWRNSLESLSYFLNYWKVNFASAYELNRVFFVGGESQCLADFGVGNASVDRERALKSLHERILKYRSGNEEERKNSLFWVSPTAQPGVGYYYMITPVYVANKVAALLGIEQSIRMEDFITPGNLPVAVTLVDQNNQRVLSSSRGALAFSADDLPDDASWFGYVAGYKQLVMKKELPPSSLSVVYSVPTSAMIEPLKMLLINAILLNIISAIILFTLAWLFERRMFLPAEDNAHRLEEHEQFNRKIVASAPVGICILRTSDGTNILSNELAHNYLTMLTQEDRLRLTEIICGQQVNFVDVLTGSNTNLQISFVHSRYRNENVAICVLVDVSARVKMEESLQEMAQAAEQASQSKSMFLATVSHELRTPLYGIIGNLDLLQTKTLPKGVESLVTAMNNSSSLLLKIISDILDFSKIESEQLKIEPREFSPREVIAHITSNYLAMVVKKRLTLWCFIDSDVPVTLDGDPMRLQQVISNLLSNSIKFTHTGGIVLHAYVKDGYLAFRVRDSGVGIPAKELTRLFDPFFQVGSGVQRNFQGTGLGLAICEKLINMMDGDIEVDSEPGMGSQFIIRIPLYNSRVMTPELHDGLQDKQCWLAVRNDQLAEFLDKMLRGHGIQVRRYEGEAEAEDVIICDYDCQPEQNVRAVIRFDNRHNDGPREVLPGRWLCATTTPHELPVLLGRIYRVEVAMPEGLPATLVEQESGVSNDDILILVVDDHPINRMLLSDQLGSLGYRVKTAQDGIDALNVLSRSEIDIVLTDVNMPNMDGYRLTQRLRELGQTFPVVGVTANALAEEKQRCIEAGMDNCLSKPVTMDTLQQALAFYAERVRKGRGSV; this is translated from the coding sequence TTGAAATATCTTGTCTCTTTCCGTACAACGTTAAAAATCTCGCGCTACCTGTTCCGTGCGCTGGCGCTGATGCTGTGGATGCTGGGTGCCTTGCTGACAACGTTCTACATTATTAACGTCCTGCACGAGAGAGAGTCCCAGGTTCGCCAGGAGTTTAATACCAGCTATGACCAGACTCAGTGGTACGTGCGTCACTCCGCAGACGTGACGCGCGAGCTGAAGTTTATTGCTGAAAACCGCCTGAATACCTCCTCCAGCGGGCTTGATGTGCTGAACGGCGTGTTTCCCGGTAAGAGTACGCTGCCGCAGTTCTACCCGCTTTATGCCGATTCAGACTGTAGTGCGATGAGCAACACCTGGCGTAATTCGCTGGAATCGCTCAGCTATTTCCTCAATTACTGGAAAGTGAACTTTGCCTCGGCCTATGAGCTGAACCGGGTATTTTTCGTCGGTGGCGAGAGCCAGTGCCTGGCGGACTTCGGGGTGGGGAATGCTTCCGTCGACCGTGAGCGAGCGCTGAAATCGCTGCATGAACGCATCCTGAAGTACCGCAGCGGCAACGAAGAGGAGCGCAAAAATAGCCTGTTCTGGGTGTCGCCAACCGCGCAGCCGGGGGTCGGCTATTACTATATGATCACCCCGGTTTATGTGGCGAATAAGGTTGCGGCGCTGCTCGGTATTGAGCAGAGCATTCGTATGGAGGACTTTATCACCCCGGGCAACCTGCCGGTGGCGGTGACGCTGGTCGATCAGAACAACCAGCGGGTGCTCTCTTCGTCCCGCGGCGCGCTGGCCTTTTCCGCCGACGATCTCCCTGATGACGCCAGCTGGTTTGGCTATGTTGCCGGGTACAAACAGCTGGTGATGAAAAAAGAGCTGCCGCCTTCGTCCCTGAGCGTGGTGTACTCGGTGCCGACCAGCGCGATGATTGAGCCGCTAAAAATGCTGCTGATCAACGCCATCCTGCTGAATATTATCAGCGCGATTATCCTGTTTACCCTCGCCTGGCTGTTCGAGCGCCGCATGTTTCTCCCCGCCGAGGATAATGCACACCGGCTGGAAGAGCATGAGCAGTTCAACCGCAAAATTGTCGCTTCGGCGCCGGTCGGGATCTGCATTCTGCGCACCAGCGACGGCACCAATATTCTGAGTAACGAGCTGGCGCACAACTACCTCACCATGCTGACCCAGGAAGACCGGCTGCGTCTGACCGAGATTATCTGCGGACAGCAGGTTAACTTTGTCGACGTGCTGACCGGAAGCAATACCAACCTGCAAATCAGCTTTGTGCATTCACGCTACCGCAATGAAAACGTGGCGATCTGCGTGCTGGTGGATGTCAGCGCGCGCGTGAAGATGGAAGAGTCGCTGCAGGAGATGGCGCAGGCCGCAGAGCAGGCCAGCCAGTCGAAATCGATGTTCCTCGCCACCGTCAGCCACGAGCTACGCACCCCGCTGTACGGCATTATTGGTAACCTCGACCTGCTGCAAACCAAAACCTTACCGAAAGGCGTGGAGTCGCTGGTGACGGCGATGAACAACTCCTCCAGCCTGCTGCTGAAAATCATCAGTGATATCCTCGATTTCTCGAAAATCGAGTCTGAGCAGTTGAAGATTGAGCCGCGTGAGTTTTCCCCGCGTGAGGTGATAGCGCATATCACCTCCAACTATCTGGCGATGGTGGTGAAAAAGCGTCTGACGCTGTGGTGCTTTATCGACAGCGACGTGCCGGTGACGCTGGACGGCGATCCGATGCGTTTGCAGCAGGTGATCTCCAACCTGCTGAGTAATTCCATCAAGTTTACCCATACCGGCGGCATCGTTCTGCACGCCTACGTCAAGGATGGTTACCTGGCGTTCCGCGTGCGCGACAGCGGCGTGGGGATCCCGGCGAAGGAGCTGACCCGATTGTTTGACCCGTTCTTCCAGGTCGGCAGCGGCGTGCAGCGGAATTTCCAGGGAACCGGACTCGGGCTGGCGATCTGTGAGAAGCTGATCAACATGATGGACGGCGATATTGAGGTGGACTCCGAGCCGGGGATGGGCAGCCAGTTTATTATTCGTATACCGCTCTACAACAGCCGGGTGATGACCCCCGAGCTGCATGATGGCTTGCAGGATAAACAGTGCTGGCTGGCGGTGCGTAACGATCAGCTGGCGGAATTCCTCGACAAAATGCTGCGTGGTCATGGCATCCAGGTGCGGCGCTACGAGGGTGAGGCTGAAGCGGAGGACGTGATTATCTGCGATTACGACTGCCAGCCGGAACAGAACGTGCGCGCTGTGATACGCTTCGACAATCGTCATAATGACGGACCGCGCGAAGTGCTGCCGGGGCGCTGGCTGTGCGCCACGACCACGCCGCACGAGCTGCCGGTGCTGCTTGGGCGCATTTATCGCGTGGAAGTCGCGATGCCGGAAGGATTACCGGCCACGCTGGTTGAGCAGGAGAGCGGCGTCAGCAATGACGATATCCTGATTCTGGTGGTTGATGACCATCCGATCAACCGCATGCTGCTGTCAGATCAGCTCGGCTCGCTGGGTTACCGCGTCAAAACGGCGCAGGACGGTATTGATGCCCTCAATGTACTGAGCCGCAGCGAGATTGATATTGTGCTGACCGATGTCAATATGCCGAATATGGATGGCTACCGTCTGACGCAGCGCCTGCGCGAGCTGGGGCAAACTTTCCCGGTGGTCGGCGTGACCGCGAATGCGCTGGCCGAAGAGAAGCAGCGTTGTATTGAGGCCGGAATGGATAACTGCCTGTCGAAGCCGGTGACGATGGATACGTTGCAGCAGGCGCTGGCGTTTTATGCGGAGCGGGTGAGAAAGGGCAGGGGTAGCGTTTAA